In a genomic window of Rhopalosiphum maidis isolate BTI-1 chromosome 4, ASM367621v3, whole genome shotgun sequence:
- the LOC113556905 gene encoding TOM1-like protein 2 isoform X1, translating into MATIFGVSLNPFSTPVGEKIELATDGGLASENWSLNMEICDMINEKEEGPKDAVKAIRKRLLQNAGKNHKIIMYTLTVLETCVKNCGKKFHILVCNKEFSQDLIKLIGPKNDPPTIVQEKVLSLIQSWADAFKNQPDLQGVYHVYRELRQKGIEFPMTNLDTMAPIHTPHKSYSEEHKPVVSSHSNDQSNSQPNRPDQFYKLNSDLELVRGNMTVLNEMLSELVPGKEDASDVQLLTDLYTTCKAMQERIVELLAKLSDGELTEQLLLVNDDLNNLFLRYSRYEKNREARCSTTSVDGSSIKTTDLLQGFIDEPIATTSNQFSKLSVNNEKPKQNPPADLLTSIHTDDFDMFAQSRSASYENTKVGGSSYDANLKPDQVNSLASLTQARSQNVTTKDDCAHEDVIRMHSEQDFDEIAAWLSENPGSSTKTGNEVEESLSSSEFERFLAERAAAAENLPTGNNENESRRNKEKQGDTMFAL; encoded by the exons tTAGCAACTGACGGGGGCTTGGCTTCTGAAAACTGGTCACTTAATATGGAAATTTGTGATATGATTAATGAAAAAGAAGAAGGCCCTAAAGATGCTGTTAAAGCAATTCGTAAAAGATTGCTTCAAAATGCAggcaaaaatcataaaattattatgtataccttaaca gttTTGGAAACATGTGTAAAAAATTGTGGTAaaaaatttcacattttagtTTGTAACAAAGAATTTTCTcaagatttaattaaactaattg GTCCAAAAAATGATCCACCAACTATTGTTCAAGAAAAAGTCTTAAGTCTTATTCAAAGTTGGGCagatgcatttaaaaatcaacctGATCTACAAGGAGTTTACCATGTGTATAGAGAACTTCGTCAAAAAGGAATCGAATTTCCTATGACAAATCTTGATACTATGGCCCCAATACATACACCACATAAA AGTTATTCTGAAGAGCATAAACCAGTAGTTAGTTCACATTCAAATGATCAATCAAATAGCCAGCCAAACAGACctgatcaattttataaacttaattcaGACTTGGAGTTAGTTCGTGGTAATATGACTGTGTTAAATGAAATGCTCTCAGAATTAGTACCAGGAAAAGAAGATGCATCAGATGTTCAACTTTTAACT gaTTTATATACCACATGTAAAGCAATGCAAGAAAGAATTGTTGAACTCCTGGCTAAATTATCAGATGGTGAACTTACTGAACAGCTATTATTAGTCAATGATGATTTAAACAATCTTTTTCTGCG ATATAGCAGATATGAAAAGAATAGAGAAGCAAGATGTAGTACTACCTCTGTAGATGGTTCTTCTATAAAAACAACTGATTTACTTCAAGGTTTTATAGACGAGCCAATTGCTACAACTTCgaatcaattttcaaaactaa gTGTTAATAATGAAAAGCCTAAACAAAATCCACCTGCAGATTTGTTAACTAGTATTCACACAGATGACTTTGATATGTTTGCTCAGTCTCGATCAGCATCATATGAAAACACAAAAGTtgg tgGAAGTAGTTATGATGCCAATTTAAAGCCAGATCAAGTTAACAGTTTAGCTTCTTTGACTCAAGCTCGATCACAAAACGTGACAACAAAAGAT GATTGTGCTCATGAAGATGTCATCAGG ATGCATAGTGAACAGGATTTTGATGAAATAGCAGCTTGGCTTAGTGaaaat cctGGAAGTTCTACAAAAACTGGAAATGAAGTGGAAGAATCTTTATCAAGCAGTGAATTTGAGAGATTCCTTGCAGAAAGAGCAGCAGCTGCTGAAAATTTACCTACAGGAAACAATGAAAATGAATCAAGACGTAACAAAGAAAAACAAGGTGATACTATGTTTGCTTTGTAA
- the LOC113556905 gene encoding TOM1-like protein 2 isoform X2, with amino-acid sequence MATIFGVSLNPFSTPVGEKIELATDGGLASENWSLNMEICDMINEKEEGPKDAVKAIRKRLLQNAGKNHKIIMYTLTVLETCVKNCGKKFHILVCNKEFSQDLIKLIGPKNDPPTIVQEKVLSLIQSWADAFKNQPDLQGVYHVYRELRQKGIEFPMTNLDTMAPIHTPHKSYSEEHKPVVSSHSNDQSNSQPNRPDQFYKLNSDLELVRGNMTVLNEMLSELVPGKEDASDVQLLTDLYTTCKAMQERIVELLAKLSDGELTEQLLLVNDDLNNLFLRYSRYEKNREARCSTTSVDGSSIKTTDLLQGFIDEPIATTSNQFSKLSVNNEKPKQNPPADLLTSIHTDDFDMFAQSRSASYENTKVGGSSYDANLKPDQVNSLASLTQARSQNVTTKDMHSEQDFDEIAAWLSENPGSSTKTGNEVEESLSSSEFERFLAERAAAAENLPTGNNENESRRNKEKQGDTMFAL; translated from the exons tTAGCAACTGACGGGGGCTTGGCTTCTGAAAACTGGTCACTTAATATGGAAATTTGTGATATGATTAATGAAAAAGAAGAAGGCCCTAAAGATGCTGTTAAAGCAATTCGTAAAAGATTGCTTCAAAATGCAggcaaaaatcataaaattattatgtataccttaaca gttTTGGAAACATGTGTAAAAAATTGTGGTAaaaaatttcacattttagtTTGTAACAAAGAATTTTCTcaagatttaattaaactaattg GTCCAAAAAATGATCCACCAACTATTGTTCAAGAAAAAGTCTTAAGTCTTATTCAAAGTTGGGCagatgcatttaaaaatcaacctGATCTACAAGGAGTTTACCATGTGTATAGAGAACTTCGTCAAAAAGGAATCGAATTTCCTATGACAAATCTTGATACTATGGCCCCAATACATACACCACATAAA AGTTATTCTGAAGAGCATAAACCAGTAGTTAGTTCACATTCAAATGATCAATCAAATAGCCAGCCAAACAGACctgatcaattttataaacttaattcaGACTTGGAGTTAGTTCGTGGTAATATGACTGTGTTAAATGAAATGCTCTCAGAATTAGTACCAGGAAAAGAAGATGCATCAGATGTTCAACTTTTAACT gaTTTATATACCACATGTAAAGCAATGCAAGAAAGAATTGTTGAACTCCTGGCTAAATTATCAGATGGTGAACTTACTGAACAGCTATTATTAGTCAATGATGATTTAAACAATCTTTTTCTGCG ATATAGCAGATATGAAAAGAATAGAGAAGCAAGATGTAGTACTACCTCTGTAGATGGTTCTTCTATAAAAACAACTGATTTACTTCAAGGTTTTATAGACGAGCCAATTGCTACAACTTCgaatcaattttcaaaactaa gTGTTAATAATGAAAAGCCTAAACAAAATCCACCTGCAGATTTGTTAACTAGTATTCACACAGATGACTTTGATATGTTTGCTCAGTCTCGATCAGCATCATATGAAAACACAAAAGTtgg tgGAAGTAGTTATGATGCCAATTTAAAGCCAGATCAAGTTAACAGTTTAGCTTCTTTGACTCAAGCTCGATCACAAAACGTGACAACAAAAGAT ATGCATAGTGAACAGGATTTTGATGAAATAGCAGCTTGGCTTAGTGaaaat cctGGAAGTTCTACAAAAACTGGAAATGAAGTGGAAGAATCTTTATCAAGCAGTGAATTTGAGAGATTCCTTGCAGAAAGAGCAGCAGCTGCTGAAAATTTACCTACAGGAAACAATGAAAATGAATCAAGACGTAACAAAGAAAAACAAGGTGATACTATGTTTGCTTTGTAA
- the LOC113557356 gene encoding uncharacterized protein LOC113557356 translates to MYAVKTPSKYMTAKTRRGIRHSFDRLDSFRENLKKVNGTEEEELPSPEPKPVFHSNGHRKALNKCPPSPQDVLSPQHEKLIHYINDSWHSVIEDEESSKSSQKIIYFKPENTAEVLNGFQAFDLDTYWIKRLYNNITKSVP, encoded by the exons ATGTACGCGGTAAAAACACCCAGCAAATACATGACGGCGAAAACTAGAAGAG GCATCCGTCACAGTTTTGATCGACTCGATTCTTTccgagaaaatttaaaaaaagttaatgggACAGAAGAAGAAGAATTACCATC TCCTGAACCAAAGCCGGTATTTCATTCTAATGGCCATCGTAAGGCTTTAAACAAGTGTCCTCCTTCACCCCAAGATGTTTTAAGTCCCCAACACGAAAAACTCATACACTATATCAATGACT cTTGGCATTCAGTTATAGAAGATGAAGAATCATCTAAAA gttcacaaaaaataatttacttcaaACCCGAAAACACTGCAGAAGTTCTAAATG gttttcaAGCATTTGATTTAGACACATATTGGATCAAAcgtttatacaacaatatcaCTAAATCAGtaccataa